Proteins encoded by one window of Dioscorea cayenensis subsp. rotundata cultivar TDr96_F1 chromosome 6, TDr96_F1_v2_PseudoChromosome.rev07_lg8_w22 25.fasta, whole genome shotgun sequence:
- the LOC120263059 gene encoding zinc finger BED domain-containing protein RICESLEEPER 3-like: protein MAVSHAGVRGRERLGGGLAARMSTPASIDESSANVSPIGSVGNFDNAVNEANNVEVNESPIDVEDDEVEENPFAAKKRKKTSKVWDEFKEVTLSDGTKKAEFFNHFMRTVSPNWERISRGLSKKDCISAYDIEKKRLTSLLKEVDRVSITTDLWTSTVQDVEYMVVTCHFVDYDWKLQKRMLCFRSIVPPHTGVAVCDELARCIADWGLEKKLMSVSVDNASYNDVAVNLLKANLNLNNQNFKSLGSRWACDITKQLNLSNKKLVLDVCTRWNATYYMLQAALDLKDVFPRYQLRDSNYHYLPSEEDWSKVQTVCTFLEEFHYVTNVISGCEYPTSNLFLLELTTVKKALSKHVEDDNDFMRQMAARMIRKFDKYWGDNNLLISIAAILDPRNKMTLVEWAFPFFYSVDDVPNKMSFVRSSLYKLYNEYVEAFKAKSDIDTQSQLSAPTTSSSSSASVGRSRERAEFDNFIRNVGSFQLIKSELDVYLEEGVHIHNESIDPPFDVLEWWKANYLKFRVLSKMACDVLSIPITTVPSESAFSMTKRVIESHRASLAPATVEALMCGGDWLRAYYGIQRKKKGIITVVVRLFCKVIPLRNRSGKHKNLNGSQLQDYNTNK from the exons ATGGCCGTGTCGCATGCGGGAGTCCGAGGGCGCGAGCGCCTCGGCGGGGGTCTCGCTGCCCG aatGTCTACTCCTGCATCAATTGATGAATCATCTGCTAATGTTAGTCCCATTGGAAGTGTGGGAAATTTTGATAATGCTGTTAATGAGGCTAACAATGTTGAAGTTAATGAATCTCCCATCgatgttgaagatgatgaagtagAAGAGAATCCATTTGCAgccaagaaaagaaagaagacctCCAAAGTTTGGGATGAATTCAAAGAAGTTACTCTCTCGGATGGAACAAAAAAGGCAGAAT tttttaatcattttatgaGAACTGTTAGCCCTAATTGGGAAAGAATAAGTAGAGGCCTGTCAAAAAAAGACTGTATATCTGCTTAtgacattgagaaaaaaagatTAACTTCATTGTTGAAAGAAGTTGATCGAGTTAGTATCACTACTGATTTGTGGACATCTACGGTGCAAGATGTAGAGTATATGGTTGTCACTTGTCATTTTGTGGATTATGATTGGAAATTGCAAAAACGTATGTTATGCTTTCGTTCTATTGTCCCTCCACACACTGGTGTTGCTGTTTGTGATGAGTTAGCAAGATGCATTGCTGATTGGGGTCTTGAGAAAAAGTTGATGAGCGTCTCAGTTGATAATGCAAGTTATAATGATGTTGCTGTGAATTTGTTGAAAGCTAATCTGAATTTGAACAATCAGAATTTTAAATCTCTTGGTTCAAGATGGGCTTG TGACATTACTAAGCAATTAAATCTGTCAAATAAAAAGCTTGTTCTTGATGTTTGCACAAGATGGAATGCTACATATTACATGCTTCAAGCCGCTCTAGATTTGAAGGATGTCTTTCCTAGATATCAACTAAGAGATTCAAACTACCATTACTTGCCATCCGAAGAAGATTGGAGTAAAGTCCAAACTGTTTGCACATTTCTTGAAGAATTTCATTATGTTACAAATGTTATTTCAGGTTGTGAGTATCCTACTTCAAATTTGTTTCTCCTTGAACTCACAACTGTGAAGAAAGCTTTGTCTAAACATGTGGAAGATGATAATGATTTTATGAGACAAATGGCAGCAAGAATGATTAGaaagtttgataaatattgggggGACAATAATTTGTTGATATCAATTGCAGCTATTTTAGATCCAAGGAATAAGATGACTTTGGTTGAGTGGGCTTTCCCTTTTTTCTATTCAGTGGATGATGTTCCAAACAAAATGAGTTTTGTTCGATCATCACTGTACAAGCTTTATAATGAGTATGTAGAAGCTTTCAAGGCCAAGAGTGACATAGATACTCAAAGTCAACTTTCTGCTCCTacaacttcttcttcatccagTGCTAGTGTTGGTAGATCAAGAGAAAGGGCTGAATTTGATAATTTCATTAGAAATGTGGGTTCTTTTCAATTGATAAAGTCAGAATTAGATGTGTACTTGGAAGAAGGTGTTCACATACACAATGAGAGCATTGATCCTCCATTTGATGTCTTGGAGTGGTGGAAAGCTAATTATTTGAAGTTTCGGGTTTTGTCAAAGATGGCTTGTGATGTTCTATCCATACCAATAACAACAGTACCTTCGGAGTCGGCTTTTAGTATGACCAAAAGAGTTATTGAGTCGCATCGTGCTTCATTAGCACCGGCTACGGTTGAAGCATTGATGTGTGGTGGAGATTGGTTGAGAGCTTATTATGggattcaaagaaaaaaaaaa ggtattatcacAGTTGTAGTGAGACTATTCTGTAAAGTAATTCCATTGAGGAACCGAAGTGGAAAGCACAAGAACCTAAAT GGATCTCAGCTACAAGATTACAACACCAACAAATAG
- the LOC120263058 gene encoding uncharacterized protein LOC120263058: MGSFSYGRFGSLTDETGDVDWLYELQHPITKTRSLISTALQAMHAPTITFTIEFICQDMYFPGINHAYAEYLDVESYTIERKEFNKMDMMPFITNKKSAEDALRTMFLNTRTWNNMLIFETCSEKRESMFTEISETIFSFLDRRLNRRVSEIVFNLEVQKFIPIRVDDIPEEFQFLEELEDFDLDGFDEQYDEYNCPAPQALLESMVTEVFHGEEEDMDCVICLEELVSGTEVKRLPCSHCFHGQCIDGWFQGMDKCPICRFTLPA, translated from the coding sequence ATGGGGTCCTTTTCTTACGGTCGATTTGGTTCCCTCACGGACGAAACTGGTGATGTTGACTGGCTCTATGAACTGCAGCACCCGATCACAAAAACCAGAAGCCTGATCTCCACAGCCTTGCAGGCTATGCATGCACCCACAATAACTTTTACAATAGAGTTCATTTGTCAAGACATGTACTTTCCAGGAATCAACCATGCATACGCAGAATATTTAGACGTAGAATCATACACAATTGAGAGAAAAGAGTTCAATAAGATGGATATGATGCCTTTTATCACCAATAAGAAATCAGCAGAAGATGCCCTCAGAACTATGTTTTTGAACACCAGAACATGGAATAACATGCTCATCTTTGAGACATGCAGTGAGAAGCGTGAATCAATGTTCACTGAGATCTCGGAAActatcttctcttttcttgaTAGAAGATTGAACCGGAGAGTTTCAGAGATTGTCTTCAATTTGGAAGTGCAGAAGTTTATACCGATAAGAGTAGATGACATACCGGAAGAATTTCAGTTTCTTGAGGAATTGGAGGACTTTGATCTTGATGGGTTTGATGAGCAGTACGATGAATATAATTGTCCGGCACCACAGGCACTTTTGGAGAGCATGGTGACAGAGGTGTTTCATGGTGAAGAAGAGGACATGGACTGTGTTATATGTTTGGAAGAGCTTGTTTCTGGCACGGAGGTGAAGCGTTTGCCTTGCTCTCATTGCTTCCATGGACAATGCATTGATGGTTGGTTTCAAGGGATGGATAAATGCCCAATTTGTAGATTCACTTTGCCTGCATGA